One Phaseolus vulgaris cultivar G19833 chromosome 4, P. vulgaris v2.0, whole genome shotgun sequence DNA window includes the following coding sequences:
- the LOC137838512 gene encoding uncharacterized protein: MAELRAIARTHKLAAGSQTVPNSVVEIVVAQGKTPPQGPTPSGTLPAPQRKKLVLRKPKRKNPQVVQEVEEDDEAIEDGLITKRRRVAPSSPPALPTQTPPSPSAPTPPSPPAPTPPVQATPLVVAPPVVERSERNFIENPPSASTPFVSAGEGPPSTTSIAGAAQEGDEGGHNSPILIIESPTSPPRQKAPLVLQTQEGGGESQHQAPPAPPPAITASLPSFVDEALKPFTANLKMMAEDLPLIVTKAVEESNKSLRDENSALQEANRLIRMEAEKLSCNLMVAEIDHSRLEDAMSAELRGARKEASDLRQKLHLLVQEKAELQSRLVPYRLKVAKVENLEKRSADREVLLGKVEKERDDTVAELAKAQEENKKTGAELAQAQDKGKKVAEELAQARGETEELKKQIEELEQNSAQVLSAGFDAALE, translated from the coding sequence atggctgaattgagggcgatcgcccgaacTCACAAgctggcggcgggctcccaaaccgtACCCAACTCGGTAGTGGAGATTGTCGTTGCCCAAGGCAAGACTCCTCCTCAAGGTCCAACTCCTTCGGGGACACTACCCGCCCCTCAAAGGAAAAAACTTGtcttgaggaaaccaaagaggaaaaatCCTCAGGTGGTACAAGAGGttgaagaggatgacgaggcgaTTGAGGACGGTCTCATCACCAAAAGAAGAAGGGTGGCACCCtcttcaccacccgctctcCCAACACAAACGCCTCCTTCTCCTTCCGCcccaacaccgccctctcctccagctccaacaccgccagtccaagcaacacccttggtTGTTGCGCCCCCTGTGGTTGAACGCAGCGAGCGTAACTTCATTGAGAAtcctccgagcgcctccacgccatttgtatctgctggagagggtcctccttcaaccacctctatCGCTGGGGCTGCACAAGAAGGAGATGAGGGTGGCCATAACTCGCCAATTCTGATAATAGAATCTCcgacttcaccaccacgccaaaaAGCCCCCCTTGTTCTACagactcaagagggtggtggtgaaagtcagcaccaggctcctccagcacctccaccagcaaTAACTGCAAGCCTCCCATCTTTTGTCGACGAGGCCTTGAAGCCCTTCACGGCCAATCTGAAaatgatggcggaggatctcCCCTTAATCGTAACCAAAGCTGTGGAGGAGTCCAACAAGAGTCTTCGAGACGAGAACTCAGCACTCCAGGAGGCAAACCGCCTGATAAGGATGGAGGCAGAAAAACTGTCTTGCAACCTAATGGTGGCGGAAATCGAtcattcaaggctggaggacgccatgagcgcTGAGCTAAGGGgcgcgcgcaaggaggcctccgatctgcgccaaaaactgcacctcctagTTCAAGAGAAAGCCGAGCTGCAGAGTAGGCTGGTACCCTACAGGCTTAAGGTGGCCAAGGTGGAGAACCTTGAAAAGAGGTCAGCTGATCGGGAGGTCCTCCTCGGgaaggtcgagaaggagagggacgacaccgtggctgagctcgccaaagctcaagaggaaaacaagaaaactggtgcagagctggcccaggcgcaggacaaaggcaaaaaggttgctgaagaaCTTGCTCAAGCTCGCGGGGAaactgaagagctgaagaaacaaatcgaagagctcgagcaaaactccgcccaagtcctttccgccgggttcgacgccgctTTGGAGTAA